One window of the Mixophyes fleayi isolate aMixFle1 chromosome 6, aMixFle1.hap1, whole genome shotgun sequence genome contains the following:
- the ACOT8 gene encoding acyl-coenzyme A thioesterase 8, with amino-acid sequence MAASLLSEDLPEPKDRNPQDLRSVLVTSVLNLEPLDKDLFRGTHHWVPFTQRLFGGQIVGQALVAAASSVSDEEHVHSLHSYFVRSGDPKVPVLYQVERTRDGRSFSVRSVKAIQHGVPILTCQASFHRSQDSPLKHQFTMPTVPPPEELLTREELIYKYLKDSSLVEKHRVGLNKILAQDVPIEIKPVNPPDMYHRVPQEPRQLFWVRAKGLIGPGDMRLHCCVAAYISDYSFLGTALLPHLQLGIRFMASLDHSMWFHAAFRADEWMLYECDSHWAGNSRGLVHGRLWRRDGVLAVTCAQEGVFRVRQDPPSSKL; translated from the exons ATGGCCGCGTCCTTGCTGTCGGAAGATTTGCCGGAACCAAAAGACCGGAATCCGCAGGATTTGAGGAGTGTGTTGGTCACAAGTGTCCTGAACCTAGAACCGCTGGACAAAGACCTATTCAG AGGTACTCATCACTGGGTGCCCTTCACACAGAGACTGTTCGGTGGCCAGATCGTTGGACAAGCATTAGTGGCAGCAGCTAGCTCTGTGAGTGATGAGGAGCACGTGCACTCCTTACACAGTTACTTTGTGCGATCAG GggaccccaaggttccagtgTTGTACCAAGTTGAGAGAACCCGGGATGGGCGAAGTTTCAGTGTGCGTTCTGTGAAGGCTATACAGCATGGGGTGCCGATCCTGACTTGTCAAGCTTCCTTCCATCGCTCCCAAGACAGCCCGCTAAAGCACCAGTTCACAATGCCAACAGTGCCTCCACCAGAGGAGCTGCTCACTCGGGAGGAGCTTATATACAAATACTTAAA GGACTCTTCGCTGGTGGAGAAGCATAGAGTAGGCCTGAATAAAATCTTGGCACAGGATGTCCCCATTGAGATTAAGCCTGTTAACCCACCAGACATGTACCATCGTGTGCCACAGGAACCACGGCAGCTGTTCTGGGTGAGAGCCAAAGGACTAATAG GTCCCGGTGACATGAGATTGCACTGCTGTGTAGCTGCCTATATATCGGACTATTCCTTCCTGGGAACTGCCCTGCTGCCTCATCTTCAGCTCGGCATTAGATTCATGGCTTCCCTTGACCACTCCATGTGGTTTCATGCTGCTTTCAGGGCGGACGAATGGATGCTTTACGAGTGTGACAGCCACTGGGCAG GCAACAGCCGTGGGCTAGTACATGGACGCTTATGGAGAAGAGACGGGGTCCTTGCAGTCACATGTGCACAGGAAGGAGTTTTCCGTGTGAGGCAGGATCCTCCCAGTAGTAAGCTGTGA
- the ZSWIM3 gene encoding zinc finger SWIM domain-containing protein 3, with protein sequence MTHAEDISQAIKYISLGKPSDADPTGEGGRGVTMQRGTCFINYEDFKECFKTYKEDTKATYSIQSSVSVRHHNSKCGTDIRQDIIFTQVKFCCSKLQGHNGKRDTQENICPAYFFLQYDMQLDRLVVKEECSTHIHSAATKSLLSSQVLPHVKPISNNSDVPSKKICGERLSPSPDKKDDQGNFKPDSPSMSQTDLPLIVQDKAEGHSSDMPSATIDTVLEGISGDAVSRLANLIKDFQTRDAGSKSLLSINCQQQLEQVCFQTSKMSSLFVRFPESLLLHKIASKHGYILYAFLVESKERVGKVVNFCFVREDDAKNISKMLVMFKDFNPEWPKVKVIYIDISFAHTDILKEAFPSAKALLSVYHTVRLIERKIRGSSDIKDWLHKWIDDAIYQTSPEKLSFLAEKLQHKLDKELYAKLCTNWFSCELLWYMHVKKGLHACSIYMDSLGLVIDTISSLLARQSSMEITIKQFVESADCFNSKGLANKRDGSVGFSRHIPKVSRKPNRSKPRPILPLQSSTSLVAQTGPFRTVKTKGVKVPPLDGSMNNQILETSDNRSPSGNDSALNPNISGKPQKIVDTLLHSLREHCSDLAFQLCSKEWEVVQKSTYLINVQTNSIAVQILEESHEVSLAGQYCTCYFNKLYKLPCRHILSMLCAHRKPVEEHMVCLSWQKKYIKPISDTKVCDTVLYYSKSEDEAMARVSMIKSLTKELCNLLMQCEGDSEMQVRFSTLQMIMDMWRKESSSDKDCLAQKQTNELPYQWVKKEPLEGEENSGCYELHRLDPHPAMN encoded by the exons ATGACCCATGCAGAGGACATATCACAAGCA ataaaatatatatcactCGGAAAGCCCAGTGACGCAGATCCAACTGGTGAAGGTGGGAGAGGAGTAACCATGCAACGCGGCACTTGCTTTATCAACTATGAAGATTTTAAGGAGTGCTTTAAAACCTACAAAGAGGATACCAAAGCCACCTACAGCATTCAAAGCAGCGTTTCTGTCCGGCACCACAACAGCAAGTGCGGCACTGATATCCGTCAGGACATAAT ATTCACTCAGGTAAAGTTTTGTTGTTCCAAGCTGCAAGGACATAATGGTAAAAGAGACACTCAGGAGAATATCTGTCCggcttatttttttctgcagtatgATATGCAACTGGATCGTCTGGTGGTTAAAGAAGAATGTTCCACCCACATCCATTCTGCAGCGACAAAGTCACTGTTGTCTTCACAAGTTCTTCCACATGTAAAACCTATATCCAATAACTCTGATGTCCCATCAAAAAAGATTTGTGGAGAGAGACTTTCTCCATCCCCAGATAAGAAAGATGATCAGGGAAATTTTAAACCAGACTCCCCATCCATGTCACAGACAGACTTGCCTTTAATTGTGCAAGATAAAGCTGAAGGTCATAGCAGTGATATGCCGTCAGCCACCATTGACACTGTTCTGGAGGGGATATCGGGGGATGCTGTTTCACGTCTGGCAAACTTGATTAAGGACTTTCAAACCAGAGATGCTGGGTCAAAATCACTGTTAAGCATTAACTGTCAACAGCAGCTGGAGCAGGTATGCTTCCAAACCAGTAAAATGAGCAGCTTGTTTGTGAGGTTCCCAGAGAGCCTTCTGTTACACAAGATTGCCAGCAAACACGGTTACATTCTGTATGCTTTTCTAGTGGAAAGCAAAGAGCGCGTGGGAAAAGTAGTTAACTTTTGTTTTGTCAGAGAAGATGATGcaaagaacatttccaaaatgCTGGTCATGTTTAAAGACTTCAACCCAGAATGGCCAAAGGTGAAGGTCATCTATATTGATATATCTTTTGCACACACAGATATCCTGAAAGAGGCATTTCCTTCAGCCAAGGCATTACTATCGGTGTATCACACAGTGCGCCTCATCGAAAGAAAAATCAGGGGATCCTCCGACATCAAGGATTGGCTCCATAAATGGATAGATGACGCCATATACCAGACATCTCCTGAGAAGCTCAGCTTCTTGGCAGAAAAACTGCAGCACAAATTGGACAAGGAGTTGTATGCTAAGCTTTGCACAAACTGGTTCTCCTGTGAGCTGCTGTGGTACATGCATGTAAAGAAAGGCTTGCATGCTTGTAGCATTTACATGGACAGCCTGGGTCTAGTGATCGATACAATCTCCAGCCTCCTTGCTAGGCAAAGCTCCATGGAAATTACAATTAAGCAATTTGTCGAATCTGCAGACTGTTTCAACAGCAAAGGACTAGCGAACAAGAGGGATGGCTCCGTAGGCTTTTCCAGACATATTCCTAAAGTGTCACGTAAGCCCAATAGATCAAAGCCACGGCCTATCCTACCTTTACAAAGTTCCACTTCACTTGTAGCACAAACGGGGCCGTTTAGAACCGTAAAGACGAAAGGTGTGAAGGTGCCACCACTAGACGGCTCCATGAACAATCAAATTCTGGAGACTTCGGATAACAGGTCACCCTCTGGCAATGATTCGGCTCTCAACCCTAACATTTCTGGCAAACCGCAAAAAATAGTAGATACTTTGTTACACTCACTGAGAGAGCACTGCAGTGACCTTGCGTTCCAACTCTGCTCCAAAGAGTGGGAAGTGGTGCAGAAGTCCACTTATCTCATAAACGTGCAGACTAATTCCATTGCTGTCCAGATTTTAGAAGAGTCCCATGAGGTCTCTCTTGCTGGTCAGTATTGTACTTGCTATTTCAACAAACTCTACAAGCTTCCCTGCCGACACATCTTAAGCATGCTTTGTGCACACAGAAAGCCAGTCGAAGAGCACATGGTCTGTCTCAGCTGGCAAAAGAAGTATATAAAGCCCATATCCGATACAAAGGTTTGTGACACTGTACTTTACTATAGTAAAAGTGAGGATGAAGCCATGGCGAGGGTGAGCATGATCAAGAGCCTGACTAAAGAACTCTGTAACCTCCTCATGCAATGTGAAGGTGATTCAGAAATGCAGGTCAGATTCTCTACATTGCAGATGATAATGGATATGTGGCGTAAAGAATCGAGCAGCGATAAAGACTGCCTTGCACAAAAACAGACTAATGAGCTGCCTTACCAATGGGTAAAGAAGGAGCCGCTGGAAGGGGAGGAGAATTCTGGGTGTTATGAGCTGCACAGGCTGGACCCTCACCCAGCCATGAATTGA